In the Kitasatospora terrestris genome, one interval contains:
- a CDS encoding serine/threonine-protein kinase produces MTTGAGMWGRGTVLGGRYTLVERIGGGAMGDVWQAEDGVLERRVAVKILLPALLDDERFARRFRREARIVAGLSHPGVVDVHDYGESETGPGSGPAAYIVMELVEGEPLHEVLAARGPLPVEQALDLVAQAAEALHEAHGKDVVHRDIKPSNLMLRRDGRITVTDFGIARAEGGTKITATHAVLGTALYVAPEQAEGRAVTPASDLYSLGAVCYELLTGEPPFTGEAVLEVVLKHIREPAPELPEGFPPAVRAFVARALRKEPEERHPDAAAMAAAARAAAAGRTVVEPVPAVEPVPAVEPEPAAPAPAAPAGPAPVVEAATQAGGGRPRRRGILVPLVVPVVISVGAGTVWMVEAAPFRTDQGGRQGTASAPLTPGGGSGSGAAAGSTAPGGSAAPSAAGDVPPGAASGAAAGGTQPGAEAGGAAAGGVGAGTGAGAGAGTGTGSGSGAGSGSGSGSGAAAGGGGAAAGGGGSTPTRTAQPAPSTPAPGPTRPANCGGDHWGDIVNVGSGRKLGPATDSLTDNTPVLMGGRSQYGWVREFGSFDGFRVCNLGSPALAFQATFDGSAPPVVLGTTFPNTTSWRLADAGGGTYYIKDFQGQYCLTDNGAGRQPVLQACTPGNGAQRFRVPS; encoded by the coding sequence ATGACAACGGGGGCTGGCATGTGGGGTCGGGGCACCGTGCTGGGCGGGCGCTACACGCTCGTCGAGCGGATCGGCGGCGGCGCGATGGGCGACGTCTGGCAGGCCGAGGACGGGGTGCTGGAACGCCGGGTCGCGGTGAAGATCCTGCTCCCCGCCCTGCTGGACGACGAGCGCTTCGCCCGGCGCTTCCGCCGTGAGGCGCGGATCGTCGCCGGGCTGAGCCACCCCGGCGTGGTCGACGTCCACGACTACGGCGAGAGCGAGACCGGACCCGGCAGCGGTCCGGCCGCGTACATCGTGATGGAGCTGGTCGAGGGCGAGCCGCTGCACGAGGTGCTGGCCGCGCGTGGCCCACTGCCCGTCGAGCAGGCCCTCGACCTGGTCGCCCAGGCAGCCGAGGCGCTGCACGAGGCGCACGGCAAGGACGTGGTGCACCGCGACATCAAGCCCTCCAACCTGATGCTGCGCCGGGACGGGCGGATCACCGTCACGGACTTCGGCATCGCCCGCGCCGAGGGCGGGACGAAGATCACCGCCACCCACGCGGTGCTCGGCACCGCCCTGTACGTGGCGCCCGAGCAGGCCGAGGGCCGGGCGGTGACGCCCGCGAGCGACCTCTACTCGCTCGGCGCGGTCTGCTACGAACTGCTCACCGGAGAGCCGCCGTTCACCGGCGAAGCGGTCCTGGAGGTGGTGCTCAAGCACATCCGGGAGCCCGCGCCGGAGCTGCCGGAGGGCTTCCCGCCGGCGGTCCGCGCGTTCGTCGCCCGGGCGCTGCGGAAGGAGCCGGAGGAGCGGCACCCGGACGCCGCGGCGATGGCCGCCGCCGCGCGGGCCGCGGCCGCCGGTCGGACGGTCGTGGAGCCGGTGCCCGCCGTGGAGCCGGTGCCCGCTGTGGAGCCGGAGCCTGCCGCGCCCGCGCCGGCCGCGCCCGCGGGCCCGGCGCCGGTGGTGGAGGCGGCGACGCAGGCCGGCGGCGGGCGGCCCCGGCGGCGCGGGATCCTGGTGCCGCTGGTGGTGCCGGTGGTGATCTCGGTCGGCGCGGGCACCGTGTGGATGGTGGAGGCCGCGCCGTTCCGTACCGACCAGGGCGGCCGGCAGGGCACGGCGAGCGCGCCCCTCACTCCGGGTGGCGGCTCCGGCTCCGGTGCCGCGGCGGGGTCCACGGCGCCCGGCGGCTCGGCCGCACCCTCCGCGGCCGGGGACGTGCCGCCGGGCGCGGCGTCCGGCGCGGCGGCGGGCGGGACGCAGCCGGGTGCGGAGGCGGGCGGTGCCGCGGCCGGAGGCGTCGGCGCGGGTACGGGCGCGGGGGCGGGTGCCGGTACGGGTACCGGCTCCGGCTCGGGTGCCGGTTCGGGCTCGGGCTCGGGCTCCGGTGCGGCGGCCGGGGGCGGCGGCGCGGCAGCCGGGGGCGGCGGGAGCACCCCGACGCGGACCGCGCAGCCCGCGCCGTCCACGCCCGCACCCGGGCCGACCCGGCCCGCCAACTGCGGCGGCGACCACTGGGGCGACATCGTCAACGTCGGCTCGGGCCGCAAGCTCGGGCCGGCCACCGACAGCCTCACCGACAACACCCCGGTGCTGATGGGCGGTCGGAGCCAGTACGGCTGGGTGCGGGAGTTCGGGTCCTTCGACGGGTTCCGGGTGTGCAACCTGGGTTCGCCGGCACTCGCCTTCCAGGCCACCTTCGACGGCTCGGCGCCGCCGGTCGTGCTCGGCACCACGTTCCCGAACACCACCTCCTGGCGGCTCGCCGACGCCGGCGGCGGCACGTACTACATCAAGGACTTCCAGGGGCAGTACTGCCTGACCGACAACGGCGCCGGGCGCCAGCCCGTCCTCCAGGCCTGCACGCCGGGCAACGGCGCGCAGCGCTTCCGGGTGCCGTCCTGA
- a CDS encoding metalloregulator ArsR/SmtB family transcription factor has translation MVEGAPALDAVFHALAHDARRDMLRRLAAGELTVGELAAPLQMSLAAASKHVKVLEQAGLVRRTVTGRRHLCRLRPGPLSDAAAWLRFAERFWDERLDSLQDVLEQATALDEEAQHAVRHRSLPDDQA, from the coding sequence ATGGTTGAAGGTGCTCCGGCGCTGGACGCGGTCTTCCACGCCCTCGCGCACGACGCGCGACGGGACATGCTGCGCCGGCTCGCGGCCGGCGAGCTCACCGTGGGAGAACTCGCCGCGCCGCTGCAGATGTCCCTCGCGGCGGCGTCGAAGCACGTGAAGGTGCTCGAACAGGCCGGGCTCGTGCGACGGACCGTCACCGGCCGCCGCCACCTGTGCCGCCTGCGGCCCGGCCCGCTCTCCGACGCGGCCGCGTGGCTGCGCTTCGCCGAGCGCTTCTGGGACGAGCGCCTCGACTCCCTGCAGGACGTTCTGGAGCAAGCGACCGCTCTCGACGAGGAGGCCCAGCATGCCGTCCGCCACCGTTCCCTTCCCGACGATCAGGCGTGA
- a CDS encoding molybdopterin cofactor-binding domain-containing protein — MDGRGGELGRRRFLGYVLAASTLTVAAQLGEAGPAAAAVPSLPGPAELYDLTDLVTDAALPTSGLITVQLHEDGTASFALPRAEVGQGITTSTAMLIAEELELPLERVRVTLADARPELLFNQLTGGSTTTASTYTPVRVAAAVARGRLLAAAAELLGAPLAGLVARAGAVLAPDGRSVGYGELAVRAGSAVTARVAVELKDASRFEVIGTGRTRVDALAAVTGRKQFAMDVRVPGALPTMVCRPPTINGTVRSVRNLAEVRAMPGVTDVVTVRTGVAVRARTFGQCVDAVRALSVDWGPGTAEGVSEADVLQELRAAELPLVVPPLPLLTKAVDARFTFHFASNAALETNCAVADVRPDRAEVWASLKAPIAAQEEIAARLGLPVGAVTVHVVEGGGSFGRKLFHDAALEAAEVSRAMGKAVRLMWHRTDDFRQGRVHPMATSRVRATYSLGEVLTYEQRHTSVATDFGHGLGEMLTAMAAELPVADLGFSETMFALTTQSPYHFGVTTQLLSEVDHGFNTGSMRNIYSPNVRCAQELVVDQLARGTGRDPYAFRRRFLKEERARAVLDKVAELGRWGRAMPAGTAQGLAVHPEYHSFVAVLAEIDCRPQTVGRSVPHAYTGPRVTKVVCAVDVGLAVNPRGLEAQMMGGIMDGIAVALSSSLHLKDGRFLEGSWDQYYYTRQWNTPPELEIVVMPTTTGVPGGAGELAVAGAMAAVACAYGRATGTMPTTFPINHDGPLGFEPVPAVPPIPQSPTDGRSRAY; from the coding sequence ATGGACGGCCGGGGCGGGGAGCTGGGGCGGCGGCGGTTCCTGGGGTACGTGCTGGCCGCGTCGACGCTGACCGTGGCGGCCCAGCTCGGGGAGGCGGGCCCGGCCGCGGCCGCGGTGCCCTCGCTGCCCGGGCCGGCCGAGCTGTACGACCTGACCGACCTGGTCACCGACGCGGCGCTGCCCACCTCCGGCCTGATCACCGTGCAGCTCCACGAGGACGGCACGGCCTCCTTCGCCCTGCCCCGCGCCGAGGTCGGCCAGGGCATCACCACCTCCACCGCGATGCTGATCGCCGAGGAGCTGGAGCTGCCGCTGGAGCGGGTCCGCGTCACCCTCGCCGACGCCCGGCCCGAGCTGCTGTTCAACCAGCTGACCGGCGGCTCCACCACCACCGCCTCCACGTACACGCCGGTCCGGGTGGCCGCCGCGGTGGCCCGCGGCCGGCTGCTCGCGGCGGCCGCGGAACTGCTCGGCGCCCCGCTCGCCGGGCTGGTCGCCAGGGCCGGCGCGGTCCTCGCGCCGGACGGCCGCAGCGTCGGCTACGGCGAGCTGGCGGTCCGGGCGGGCAGCGCGGTGACCGCGCGGGTCGCGGTGGAGCTCAAGGACGCCTCCCGGTTCGAGGTGATCGGCACCGGCCGGACCCGGGTCGACGCGCTGGCCGCGGTCACCGGCCGCAAGCAGTTCGCGATGGACGTGCGGGTGCCGGGCGCGCTGCCCACGATGGTCTGCCGCCCGCCGACGATCAACGGCACCGTGCGGTCGGTCCGCAACCTCGCCGAGGTCCGGGCGATGCCGGGGGTCACCGACGTGGTGACGGTGCGCACCGGGGTCGCGGTGCGCGCCCGGACCTTCGGCCAGTGCGTCGACGCCGTCCGCGCGCTGAGCGTGGACTGGGGGCCGGGCACCGCGGAGGGCGTGAGCGAGGCGGACGTGCTGCAGGAGCTGCGGGCCGCCGAACTGCCGCTGGTGGTGCCGCCGCTGCCGCTGCTCACCAAGGCCGTGGATGCCCGCTTCACCTTCCACTTCGCCAGCAACGCGGCCCTGGAGACCAACTGCGCGGTGGCGGACGTCCGGCCCGACCGGGCGGAGGTCTGGGCCTCGCTGAAGGCGCCGATCGCCGCCCAGGAGGAGATCGCGGCGCGCCTGGGCCTGCCGGTCGGAGCGGTCACCGTGCACGTGGTCGAGGGCGGCGGCTCGTTCGGCCGCAAGCTCTTCCACGACGCGGCGCTGGAAGCCGCCGAGGTCTCCCGGGCGATGGGCAAGGCGGTCCGGCTGATGTGGCACCGCACCGACGACTTCCGCCAGGGCCGGGTCCACCCGATGGCCACCTCCCGGGTCCGGGCGACGTACTCGCTGGGCGAGGTGCTGACGTACGAGCAGCGGCACACCTCGGTCGCCACCGACTTCGGCCACGGGCTCGGCGAGATGCTCACCGCGATGGCCGCCGAGCTGCCCGTCGCGGACCTGGGCTTCTCCGAGACCATGTTCGCGCTCACCACCCAGAGCCCGTACCACTTCGGGGTCACCACCCAGCTGCTCAGCGAGGTCGACCACGGCTTCAACACCGGCTCGATGCGCAACATCTACTCGCCGAACGTGCGCTGCGCGCAGGAGCTGGTGGTCGACCAGCTGGCCAGGGGGACGGGCCGGGACCCGTACGCCTTCCGGCGGCGGTTCCTCAAGGAGGAGCGGGCCAGGGCGGTGCTCGACAAGGTCGCGGAGCTCGGCCGGTGGGGCCGCGCGATGCCCGCCGGGACGGCGCAGGGGCTCGCCGTCCACCCCGAGTACCACTCGTTCGTCGCCGTGCTCGCCGAGATCGACTGCCGGCCGCAGACCGTCGGGCGGAGCGTCCCGCACGCGTACACCGGGCCGCGGGTGACCAAGGTGGTGTGCGCCGTGGACGTCGGACTCGCGGTCAACCCGCGCGGGCTGGAGGCGCAGATGATGGGCGGCATCATGGACGGCATCGCGGTGGCCCTCAGTTCCAGCCTGCACCTGAAGGACGGCCGCTTCCTGGAAGGCAGTTGGGACCAGTACTACTACACCCGGCAGTGGAACACCCCGCCGGAGCTGGAGATCGTGGTGATGCCGACCACCACCGGAGTCCCGGGCGGGGCGGGCGAGTTGGCGGTCGCCGGCGCGATGGCGGCGGTCGCCTGCGCGTACGGCCGGGCCACCGGCACCATGCCGACCACCTTCCCGATCAACCACGACGGGCCGCTCGGCTTCGAACCGGTGCCCGCCGTGCCGCCGATCCCGCAGTCGCCCACCGACGGCCGCAGCCGCGCGTATTAG
- a CDS encoding GbsR/MarR family transcriptional regulator, translated as MPGGRLTQPERQQIALGLADGLAYAEIARRLDRPTSTVTREVMRNGGPNGYRADLAHRATEQRAHRRRPAAARGPKAPAQPYGRDSEAVRAYEEVFTTVLMGSGMSKMPARILVALYTSDTGSLGASELAQRLQVSPASVSKAVAFLDGQGLVRRERDERRRERYIVDDDVWYRSTMATARSTAELVATARQGVAVLGPETPAAERLENIARFVDFISESIARAAEQAREVLHTRPAPPRDDQE; from the coding sequence ATGCCGGGAGGCAGACTCACCCAGCCGGAACGCCAGCAGATCGCGCTGGGCCTGGCCGACGGCCTCGCCTACGCGGAGATCGCCCGGCGGCTCGACCGGCCCACCTCGACGGTCACCCGCGAGGTGATGCGCAACGGCGGCCCCAACGGCTACCGTGCCGACCTCGCCCACCGCGCCACCGAGCAGCGGGCCCACCGCCGCCGGCCCGCGGCCGCACGCGGCCCCAAGGCGCCCGCGCAGCCGTACGGGCGCGACTCCGAGGCGGTGCGCGCGTACGAGGAGGTGTTCACCACGGTGCTGATGGGTTCGGGCATGTCCAAGATGCCCGCCCGGATCCTGGTCGCGCTCTACACCAGCGACACCGGCAGCCTCGGCGCCTCCGAGCTCGCCCAGCGCCTCCAGGTCAGCCCGGCGTCGGTCTCCAAGGCGGTCGCCTTCCTCGACGGCCAGGGGCTGGTCCGGCGGGAGCGCGACGAGCGGCGCCGGGAGCGGTACATCGTCGACGACGACGTCTGGTACCGCTCCACCATGGCCACCGCCCGCTCCACCGCCGAACTCGTCGCCACCGCCCGGCAGGGCGTCGCCGTCCTCGGCCCGGAGACGCCGGCCGCCGAGCGGCTGGAGAACATCGCCCGTTTCGTCGACTTCATCTCGGAGAGCATCGCCCGCGCCGCGGAGCAGGCCCGCGAGGTCCTCCACACCAGGCCCGCGCCGCCCCGGGACGACCAGGAGTAG
- a CDS encoding DUF4097 family beta strand repeat-containing protein — protein sequence MQTFATTAPITTVIDLPAGRIRLVADDRADATVEVRPADAAKGRDVTAAERTSVDYAGGVLRIAAAPARHRLVGPIGSVEITVRLPAGSHVEAKVSDADVRGTGRLGDVTLTADRAAVELAETAAAHLTVLAGDITVGRLGGPAGISTDHGDIGVAKAVHGAVVLRTRSGDVTVGAARGVSAVLDAGTGHGRIGNALRNDGTPGLTISATTGHGDITARSL from the coding sequence ATGCAGACCTTCGCCACCACCGCCCCGATCACCACCGTCATCGACCTGCCGGCCGGCCGGATCCGCCTCGTGGCGGACGACCGCGCCGACGCCACCGTCGAGGTCCGGCCCGCCGACGCCGCGAAGGGCCGCGACGTCACCGCCGCCGAGCGGACCTCGGTCGACTACGCCGGCGGCGTGCTGCGGATCGCCGCCGCCCCGGCCCGGCACCGGCTCGTGGGCCCCATCGGCAGCGTCGAGATCACCGTCCGGCTGCCGGCCGGCTCGCACGTCGAGGCGAAGGTCTCCGACGCCGACGTGCGCGGCACCGGCCGGCTCGGCGACGTCACCCTGACCGCCGACCGCGCCGCGGTCGAGCTCGCCGAGACCGCGGCCGCCCACCTCACCGTGCTGGCCGGCGACATCACCGTCGGCCGGCTCGGCGGCCCGGCCGGGATCAGCACCGACCACGGCGACATCGGCGTGGCCAAGGCGGTGCACGGCGCGGTCGTGCTGCGCACCCGGTCCGGCGACGTGACGGTGGGCGCCGCCCGCGGCGTCTCCGCCGTCCTCGACGCCGGCACCGGCCACGGCCGGATCGGCAACGCCCTCCGCAACGACGGCACTCCCGGCCTCACCATCAGCGCCACCACCGGCCACGGCGACATCAC
- a CDS encoding amino acid transporter — MVAAAPVEGGSARSRFRAWLLEGLSDMAKQHPGPHAQTPPEHKGQRWWKVMCLTGLDYFSTLGYQPGIAALAAGALSPVATVVLVMVTLFGALPVYRRVAQESPHGEGSIAMLERLLSFWKGKLFVLALLGFAATDFLITITLSAADATAHLVENPHLSSALDGKQVLITLLLISLLGAVFLKGFGEAIGLAVGLVAVYLALNVVVIAVGLWHVLTDPGLIGDWTDALSAEHSSPLAMIGVALVVFPKLALGLSGFETGVAVMPHIEGDRDDTEEKPTGRIRGARKLLTTAALIMSVALITTSFITTLLIPESAFEPGGAANGRALAYLAHEYLGGAFGSVYDLSTILILWFAGASAMAGLLNLMPRYLPRYGMAPHWARAVRPMVLVLTAIAFLVTWIFDASVDAQGGAYATGVLVLITSAAIAVTIAAHAARQRRWTVGFAVIAAVFVYTTAANIAERPDGVKIGACFIAAIILVSIASRLARAFELRVTDVVLDGVADRFVRDTAHRTIRLIANEPNSRDLSEYRDKAHQIRTDNDLPAEDDLVFVEVTVLDPSDFEAELRVRGEVLHDRYRVLTLEHSSVPNALAALLLHVRDRTGQQPHIYFEWTEGNPFAQFLRFFLFGQGEVAPVTREVLREAEPDRTRRPRVHVG; from the coding sequence GTGGTCGCCGCCGCACCGGTCGAGGGGGGTTCGGCGCGCAGCCGGTTCCGCGCGTGGCTGCTGGAGGGCCTGTCCGACATGGCCAAGCAGCACCCAGGACCGCACGCCCAGACGCCGCCCGAGCACAAGGGGCAGCGCTGGTGGAAGGTCATGTGCCTGACCGGCCTGGACTACTTCTCCACGCTCGGCTACCAGCCGGGCATCGCCGCCCTCGCGGCCGGGGCGCTGTCGCCGGTGGCGACCGTCGTGCTGGTGATGGTGACCCTGTTCGGCGCGCTGCCGGTGTACCGGCGGGTGGCCCAGGAGAGCCCGCACGGCGAAGGGTCGATCGCCATGCTGGAGCGGCTGCTGTCGTTCTGGAAGGGCAAGCTGTTCGTGCTGGCCCTGCTGGGCTTCGCGGCCACCGACTTCCTGATCACCATCACGCTGTCCGCCGCCGACGCCACCGCCCACCTGGTGGAGAACCCGCACCTGAGCAGCGCGCTCGACGGCAAGCAGGTGCTGATCACCCTGCTGCTGATCTCGCTGCTCGGCGCGGTGTTCCTGAAGGGCTTCGGCGAGGCGATCGGCCTGGCGGTCGGCCTGGTCGCGGTCTACCTGGCGCTGAACGTGGTGGTGATCGCGGTCGGGCTGTGGCACGTGCTGACCGATCCGGGCCTGATCGGCGACTGGACGGACGCGCTCTCCGCCGAGCACAGCAGCCCGCTCGCCATGATCGGCGTCGCCCTGGTGGTCTTCCCCAAGCTGGCGCTCGGCCTGTCCGGCTTCGAGACCGGGGTCGCGGTGATGCCGCACATCGAGGGCGACCGGGACGACACCGAGGAGAAGCCGACCGGGCGGATCCGCGGCGCCCGCAAGCTGCTCACCACCGCAGCGCTGATCATGAGCGTCGCCCTGATCACCACCAGCTTCATCACCACCCTGCTCATCCCCGAGTCCGCCTTCGAGCCGGGCGGCGCGGCCAACGGACGGGCGCTCGCGTACCTGGCGCACGAGTACCTGGGCGGTGCGTTCGGCTCCGTCTACGACCTGTCGACCATCCTGATCCTGTGGTTCGCCGGCGCCTCGGCGATGGCCGGACTGCTCAACCTGATGCCGCGCTACCTGCCCCGGTACGGCATGGCCCCGCACTGGGCGCGGGCCGTGCGCCCGATGGTCCTGGTGCTCACCGCCATCGCCTTCCTGGTCACCTGGATCTTCGACGCCAGCGTCGACGCCCAGGGCGGCGCCTACGCCACCGGCGTCCTGGTGCTGATCACCTCGGCGGCGATCGCGGTGACCATCGCCGCGCACGCCGCCCGGCAGCGCCGCTGGACCGTCGGCTTCGCGGTGATCGCCGCGGTCTTCGTCTACACCACGGCGGCCAACATCGCCGAGCGGCCGGACGGCGTGAAGATCGGAGCCTGCTTCATCGCCGCCATCATCCTGGTCTCGATCGCCTCCCGGCTCGCCCGGGCCTTCGAGCTCCGCGTCACCGACGTGGTCCTGGACGGGGTCGCCGACCGCTTCGTCCGGGACACCGCGCACCGCACCATCCGGCTGATCGCCAACGAGCCGAACAGCCGCGACCTCTCCGAGTACCGCGACAAGGCGCACCAGATCCGCACCGACAACGACCTGCCGGCCGAGGACGACCTGGTCTTCGTCGAGGTGACGGTGCTCGACCCGTCCGACTTCGAGGCGGAGCTGCGGGTCCGCGGCGAGGTGCTGCACGACCGGTACCGGGTGCTGACCCTGGAGCACTCCAGCGTGCCGAACGCACTCGCCGCGCTGCTGCTGCACGTCCGCGACCGCACCGGGCAGCAGCCGCACATCTACTTCGAGTGGACCGAGGGCAACCCCTTCGCGCAGTTCCTGCGGTTCTTCCTGTTCGGGCAGGGCGAGGTCGCGCCGGTCACCCGCGAGGTGCTCCGCGAGGCCGAGCCCGACCGCACCCGCCGCCCCCGCGTCCACGTCGGCTGA
- a CDS encoding TIGR03086 family metal-binding protein: MNPGVDSAVNPGANPDLRPATSALAELVRGVRDEQLGLPTPCGGLTVGELLDHIDGLCVAFAAAGTKTQHPDGGRARVPDASRLGTDWRERLPRRLDALAEAWHPAAAWEGSTRIGGGEMPAAAAGASAVDEVVVHGWELAVATGRHYPGEDPALAGAVAAALGWVHAVVDRQPDGIPGLFGPPVPTSDDASPFTRLLALTGRSPAWQPVDAAG; this comes from the coding sequence GTGAACCCCGGCGTGGACTCCGCCGTGAACCCCGGCGCGAACCCCGACCTGCGGCCGGCCACCTCGGCGCTGGCGGAGCTCGTCCGCGGCGTCCGGGACGAGCAGCTCGGCCTGCCGACGCCCTGCGGCGGGCTGACCGTCGGCGAACTGCTCGACCACATCGACGGCCTGTGCGTCGCGTTCGCCGCCGCGGGCACCAAGACGCAGCACCCGGACGGCGGCCGGGCCCGGGTGCCGGACGCGTCCCGGCTCGGCACCGACTGGCGGGAGCGGCTGCCGCGGCGGCTGGACGCACTCGCCGAGGCCTGGCACCCCGCGGCCGCCTGGGAGGGCAGCACCCGGATCGGCGGCGGCGAGATGCCGGCCGCGGCGGCCGGCGCCTCCGCCGTGGACGAGGTCGTGGTGCACGGCTGGGAGCTCGCCGTCGCGACCGGCCGGCACTACCCGGGCGAGGACCCGGCCCTGGCCGGGGCGGTGGCCGCGGCCCTCGGCTGGGTCCACGCGGTGGTCGACCGGCAACCGGACGGCATCCCGGGCCTGTTCGGCCCGCCGGTGCCCACCTCCGACGACGCCTCGCCGTTCACCCGGTTGCTCGCCCTGACCGGCCGTTCCCCGGCCTGGCAGCCGGTCGACGCCGCGGGCTGA
- a CDS encoding LysR family transcriptional regulator translates to MNDRPALDLNLLRTFLAVHRSGSFTAAAQQLGLSQSTVTAQVRALEERLGGPLFERRARGAAPLPHADALAVRVAGPLDALAGTIGGSPDAGPEPVRLAGPAEFLGTVLLPALAPLVADGVRIEVATGLTDPLLTALRAGRHDLVVATQRPRGRTLYAEPLADEEFVLVAAPVWADRLAGRELPGALDRVPPVGYAADLPILRRYWRHVFDRRLQTAAALTVPDLRGVLAAVAAGAGWTVLPSYLCRAELASGALRVLHHPEDPPINTAYLVQHPTGSANPHTALVRERLLAAARAQ, encoded by the coding sequence ATGAACGATCGGCCGGCCCTGGACCTGAACCTGCTGCGCACGTTCCTCGCCGTCCACCGCTCCGGCTCCTTCACCGCCGCCGCCCAGCAGCTCGGCCTCTCCCAGTCCACCGTCACCGCGCAGGTCCGGGCCCTGGAGGAGCGACTGGGCGGCCCGCTCTTCGAGCGCCGGGCCCGCGGCGCCGCCCCGCTGCCGCACGCCGACGCCCTCGCCGTCCGCGTCGCCGGCCCGCTGGACGCGCTCGCCGGCACGATCGGCGGATCCCCGGACGCCGGGCCGGAGCCGGTCCGCCTCGCCGGGCCCGCCGAGTTCCTCGGGACGGTGCTGCTCCCCGCGCTCGCCCCGCTGGTCGCCGACGGCGTCCGGATCGAGGTCGCCACCGGCCTGACCGACCCGCTGCTGACCGCGCTGCGCGCCGGCCGGCACGACCTGGTCGTCGCCACCCAGCGCCCGCGCGGCCGCACCCTGTACGCCGAACCGCTCGCCGACGAGGAGTTCGTCCTGGTCGCCGCCCCCGTCTGGGCGGACCGGCTGGCCGGCCGCGAGCTGCCCGGCGCGCTCGACCGCGTCCCGCCGGTCGGGTACGCCGCGGACCTGCCCATCCTGCGCCGCTACTGGCGGCACGTGTTCGACCGCCGGCTGCAGACGGCGGCCGCGCTCACCGTGCCCGACCTGCGCGGCGTGCTGGCCGCGGTGGCCGCCGGCGCCGGCTGGACGGTCCTGCCGTCCTACCTGTGCCGGGCCGAACTCGCCTCCGGCGCCCTGCGGGTGCTCCACCACCCCGAGGACCCGCCGATCAACACCGCCTACCTGGTGCAGCACCCCACCGGCTCCGCCAACCCGCACACCGCCCTGGTCCGCGAGCGGCTGCTGGCCGCCGCCCGCGCGCAGTGA
- a CDS encoding SRPBCC domain-containing protein, with the protein MPSATVPFPTIRRERTLAAPPHAVYRAWLDPQLVRRWLAPGGPAPVRAEIDERVGGRYRVHQPRPDVPVDGFEAELLELVPDERIVLRWGFTGSGREEGPHFDSLLTVTLHPAPGGGTRLVLLHEHLGALAEALPEAASQAAGGWDALLDRLAAAVAA; encoded by the coding sequence ATGCCGTCCGCCACCGTTCCCTTCCCGACGATCAGGCGTGAGCGCACGCTCGCCGCGCCGCCGCACGCCGTCTACCGGGCCTGGCTCGATCCGCAGCTCGTCCGCCGGTGGCTGGCCCCGGGCGGGCCGGCACCGGTCCGGGCCGAGATCGACGAGCGGGTCGGCGGCCGCTACCGGGTCCATCAGCCCCGGCCGGACGTGCCGGTCGACGGCTTCGAGGCCGAACTGCTGGAGCTGGTGCCGGACGAGCGGATCGTCCTGCGCTGGGGCTTCACCGGCTCCGGCCGCGAGGAGGGGCCGCACTTCGACTCACTGCTGACGGTCACCCTGCACCCGGCTCCCGGCGGCGGCACCCGCTTGGTCCTGCTGCACGAGCACCTGGGGGCCCTCGCCGAGGCCCTGCCCGAGGCCGCCTCGCAGGCGGCCGGCGGCTGGGACGCCCTGCTCGACCGCCTGGCCGCGGCGGTGGCGGCGTGA
- a CDS encoding (2Fe-2S)-binding protein, with the protein MHPEPPLFLLGRLGPYFTVRAGDAPPPGFRPLRELYAPGPGTPLAAKFAAAARQLGTREARVAVSVVHLGLAARLWSVALGHAALTGAVPELGPDLAHFHLPPTGPLDLWLPPAPGAPAPDPAEELHRAVTTANLGPLSDAVRSHAPLATRLLDGNSASALAGAARMITADPVLRQAGAARAADSLVRSLLERPPLLGTGTLAPGGPPRFRRTSCCLYYRVTGGGICGDCVFDRAPARNPQPHG; encoded by the coding sequence TTGCACCCCGAACCGCCGCTCTTCCTGCTCGGCCGGCTCGGCCCGTACTTCACCGTGCGCGCCGGCGACGCGCCGCCGCCCGGCTTCCGGCCGCTGCGCGAGCTGTACGCACCCGGACCCGGCACCCCGCTCGCCGCCAAGTTCGCTGCCGCCGCACGGCAGTTGGGCACCAGGGAGGCACGGGTCGCCGTCTCGGTGGTGCACCTCGGCCTCGCCGCCCGGCTCTGGTCGGTCGCCCTCGGCCACGCCGCACTCACCGGGGCCGTGCCCGAACTCGGCCCGGACCTGGCCCACTTCCACCTGCCGCCGACCGGACCGCTCGACCTCTGGCTGCCACCCGCGCCCGGCGCCCCGGCGCCGGACCCCGCCGAGGAGCTGCACCGCGCCGTCACCACCGCCAACCTCGGCCCGCTCTCCGACGCCGTCCGCTCCCACGCCCCGCTGGCGACCCGCCTGCTCGACGGCAACAGCGCCTCCGCGCTGGCCGGCGCCGCCCGGATGATCACCGCCGACCCCGTCCTGCGGCAGGCCGGCGCCGCCCGCGCCGCCGACTCCCTGGTCCGCTCCCTGCTGGAGCGCCCGCCGCTGCTCGGCACCGGCACCCTCGCCCCCGGCGGTCCACCGCGCTTCCGGCGCACCTCCTGCTGCCTGTACTACCGCGTCACCGGCGGCGGCATCTGCGGCGACTGCGTCTTCGACCGGGCGCCGGCCCGCAATCCTCAACCACATGGTTGA